From the genome of Actinomycetota bacterium, one region includes:
- a CDS encoding alkaline phosphatase family protein, producing MVARRRFRGLSALALVIAVLAALLATAAPAPAANAAAAAAPAEQAAILFAADGMRPDLVDRFAAAGAMPNIRQLKRRGVQGRNGLTQGFPPNTGVGWSTLATGAWPGKHGSTNNTFHQTGTDFSRGTSFSASGVLQADSIASAAERAGRQVAQLDWVAGRQANIDGPTVDFTTFFSTRGVLTAPAVPDEQAGAARFGLSYQVAEFEPASGWSNVPAGDPATAPQQSTLTVATTFAAQNPNRVYDVYVF from the coding sequence ATGGTCGCTCGCCGCCGTTTCCGCGGTCTTTCCGCTCTTGCCCTCGTCATCGCCGTTCTGGCCGCGCTGCTGGCGACGGCGGCTCCCGCCCCGGCGGCCAACGCGGCGGCTGCGGCCGCCCCCGCCGAGCAGGCGGCCATCCTGTTCGCGGCCGACGGCATGCGGCCCGACCTGGTCGACCGCTTCGCGGCGGCCGGGGCCATGCCCAACATTCGTCAGCTCAAGCGACGCGGGGTCCAGGGCCGTAACGGCCTCACCCAGGGGTTCCCGCCCAACACCGGGGTCGGCTGGAGCACGCTGGCCACCGGCGCCTGGCCGGGCAAGCACGGCTCCACCAACAACACCTTCCACCAGACCGGCACCGACTTCTCCCGGGGGACCAGCTTCTCGGCTTCCGGGGTCCTCCAGGCCGACTCGATCGCCTCGGCCGCCGAGCGGGCCGGCCGGCAGGTCGCCCAGCTCGACTGGGTTGCCGGCCGCCAGGCCAACATCGACGGCCCGACCGTCGACTTCACCACCTTCTTCTCGACCCGCGGGGTGCTCACCGCCCCGGCCGTTCCCGACGAGCAGGCCGGCGCGGCCCGCTTCGGCCTCTCCTACCAGGTCGCCGAGTTCGAGCCGGCCAGCGGCTGGAGCAACGTCCCCGCCGGCGACCCGGCCACCGCGCCCCAGCAGTCGACGCTGACCGTGGCCACCACCTTCGCCGCGCAGAACCCCAACCGGGTCTATGACGTCTACGTCTTCG